In Chiloscyllium plagiosum isolate BGI_BamShark_2017 chromosome 35, ASM401019v2, whole genome shotgun sequence, a genomic segment contains:
- the LOC122540643 gene encoding centrosomal AT-AC splicing factor-like yields MEPGPSGVNFPFRSGDMTNGQTLTFIGDQISKPETQNIHTGATPPWLIDDDDLDTAPKPIGPSYEEFIQQKEKEKLKKLPPNRVGANFNHTSETDDSWLPSFGRVWNDGRRWQSRHQFRLEEGKKRKRDKR; encoded by the exons ATGGAACCTGGGCCAAGTGGAGTAAATTTTCCTTTCCGTTCTGGTGACATGACAAATGGACAAACCTTGACTTTCATTGGTGACCAG ATATCCAAACCAGAAACTCAGAACATTCACACAG GTGCTACTCCACCCTGGCTTATTGATGATGATGATCTGGACACAGCGCCAAAACCAATAGGGCCATCTTATGAAGAGTTTATCCAACAGA aggagaaagaaaaactgaagaaaCTTCCTCCAAATAGAGTCGGTGCAAACTTCAACCACACATCAGAAACAGACGACTCCTGGTTACCTTCGTTTGGCCGGGTGTGGAATGATGGCAGGAGGTGGCAATCCAG GCATCAATTCAGATTAGAGGAAGGCAAAAAAAGAAAACGAGACAAGAGATGA
- the rps25 gene encoding 40S ribosomal protein S25, with amino-acid sequence MPPKDDKKKKDGGKGGKKDKDPVNKTGGKAKKKKWSKGKVRDKLNNLILFDKATYDKLLKEVPNYKLITPAVVSERLKIRGSLARAALQELLSKGMIKLVCKHRAQVIYTRNTKGGDAPAAADDV; translated from the exons ATG CCTCCAAAAGATGATAAGAAGAAGAAGGATGGAGGCAAAGGAGGCAAAAAGGATAAAGATCCAGTAAACAAGACTGGGGGCAAGGCCAAGAAAAAG AAGTGGTCAAAAGGAAAAGTAAGAGACAAGCTGAACAACTTGATCCTGTTTGACAAAGCCACATATGATAAGCTGTTGAAAGAGGTACCCAACTACAAACTCATCACGCCTGCTGTTGTCTCTGAAAGGTTAAAAATCAGAGGTTCACTGGCTAGAGCTGCCCTCCAGGAGCTGCTTTCAAAAG GCATGATCAAGTTGGTGTGCAAACATAGAGCACAGGTTATCTATACACGAAATACCAAGGGTGGTGATGCACCTGCTGCTGCAGATGATGTGTAA